The genomic stretch atttcctctttTATAGCAAATGTTGCTCCAccgaaattattttcaattgttttattatttatttctcttataaaccTTCCCATAATAatttcattagcaggatatggaagttttgtgaTATACAtgctaagataatgatttttatcttcttcttttaatttataataatatattctatattcacaGATATAGAATTCTATATAGCAAAGATCGAATATCTGAATATTGGCCAAATGATTTTTTGCCTCTAAATACTCTTTTTCAGAAATTTCTTTTCTATGATTTATgacattttttccaaaaaattctttgtaTAGAACCCTCATTATGTGTGCTATTCTATCATAAGTTGTTGTTTTTTCagctaattcttctattattttgtTATCTATTGATAACATAAAATTTCTTATGGTTCCTTTAGTGTGGAAACCTATGAAGTTCCAGATATCCATTTCAGATAATTCATTTAACTTTGGGTTCGTATAAGCTTCTAATAGAAAAGAGTTCATCCAAtcttcgaaaatttctttttcgttcCTTTTGCAATCTAGGTCAAGCATTTTTTCTCCTTCTAGATCTTGAATTTTAGGAATGTATTTAGATGGTATTCTAGTATATTTCGAATTTTTGCTTATGAAACCTTTTTtgaaagcataattttcaaaacctgtttcccatttaaattgggTTTGATTATTATTCccagatgttccagcttcatccTTTACTTGTACTGGATGTACtggttcttcatcacttgaatAGTCTAAAACATATTCTTCTCTTTCAGAATTTTCTGATTCTTCTTTAATCTGAAAACCTTGTTCCATGAGATTGtcttcttgagccatttttaattgtttaaaaagcattgtcacttcttctaatttttcattaatattcataattttaaaggTGGTATAATCTTTAGATTTGTtgtatcaattttattttggacTTCTTCTTTCTTAGGAATTTCTTTTTGGAAATATTTATCAAGAATCtgttcaattttatttatcatattaggttcttctttttctttatttttctgaaattttagagaaactaatatttcttcaagcatatctattatagaatttaattgtggatTAAAAGTATGATGAAGATGGGGATAATTGTCTCCCtgataacattttttagaaacTCCATGTGAAATATAAGTTTTTTTGGGcttttgaagtccttcaataaaacttatagtaaaataaagattttgagaaaaatcattttgtattgattttaagaattcggtgtcattacaaTTGACATtggttaaaatcattaatttttggtctattaattttgatagattaattatttcttctcttaaattctctaatttacttttttccattaggtgacgcttttctttgttACGCTTTTAAAAGTGTTTTATAATGAAAAGTGTGGAAATCTGTATCACAATTTGTCTTTTGTGATCTGTACCATATAATTGGCCATAGAAAAAAGGACAAGGAAAGAAAAAATCAAGACAAAATCCTATCTAATAGATAATGTAATCTGTAGAGTACCCATCATCAATGGATTTCTTGCAAGATGCCCCCCCcccccttctttttttttccctgTCTACTGCTACCATATTCCTCTCTCACTTGTCCCCACAAAACCAACACTTAATTCAAAGCAAAGTGATAACAAAAGCAAGCGTTGCTAAAACAATTTGGAACCTTGTAACCGTTGTGGAAGCTCCAAGAACGGTAACACAATCGTGACTCGTCCAACAGGTAGCAGATAAGTAGATATAGCCAAAGACTACAAAACATTAACACTTCGCTGAGTTGAATCGTCGTGTCGAACACATTTTGAACACAACACTCATTCAACCgtattctaataaaaaatttttttttcaaacacaCTTAGACATATTTAAATTCCATCATATACTAATATATTCCATCTTATTAATTTgtaatatatattcttaaaataaatttaaaaatagtatatattattattaattaaaataaaaatattttaaatattttatataattaaactaaaacattaaaattaattaaaagattaatttatgttttaatattaataaaatattattataatttatctaaataatattttatattttatatatatgtgtcTCAGtgtcttaaaaaattttaatatcacATGTCGACACTCTGACGTATTTCATTTCCGTGTCAATGTGTGTTTCCTACATCATAGgccaataataaaataattaataatagtaaaataaaataaaataaaatccgtCTTGATTCTTGAACCTAATGTAGTAATGTACCACCAAATTGTACTGACGTGCAATCGCTGAAGCAGAGAGAAATGCATTGTGCATGTCCAGCTAAATCAAGAAGAGATATCAGAGAGAAGAAATATGACTTTACTATTTTGAGTTATTGACCCTTTGTAACGACTTACACTAGTAAAAAAGTATAACCAAATTACCAAAACATTGTTTCCACCAAGTACATgatgaaaatagaaagaaaaaaaagaaaagactTGCATTGGCATTCACACACCAAAAACCGAAAATAAAGACCTAGATTGGTCACATAAGCTTCATAAGCATATAAGATTACGCCTCTGATCCATGGCCATGAGTTAAAAATCATGAAGCTCAAATATACTACGGAACAGACACTACAATACACAAGTAATTTCCAAAAAAATGGAGACTCCATCAAAAGTTTCTCCGGATCTTGGAAAGGCATTATTCAAAAATTGCGCCTAATTCTATAGGTAAACAAGGGAAACCGCGATTGTCACAAGGCAAAAGTAAACAAGCAGCGGTCTAAGAGAGGCATGAGTAAGCCAAGGCCTTCTCCTCGGAGAGCTCTTCTGCTGTCAGGTCCAGTTTCTTCCTTGAGAACTCATCAATATTAAGTCCTGTGTTTAGTAGaaaataacaatttaaaattaaaatataggaATGTGGAGGGACataagttaaaaaataatactGTAATATAAAGATCGAATGTGCCTCATGCCTCATTCAATTTCTTCGAAACAATCAACCAAGCTCTTACCTTGAACAATTTTCCATTCTCCATTTTGACAGTAGACAGGGAATGAATAGATCAGTCCAGCAGGCACATTGTAAGATCCATCAGAATAAACTCCCATTGACACCCAGGTACCCTGAACCAGAAGAGACAAAAAATTGAGAAAACTGAGCTGGGAACTTCATATAGAACCTAAAAGAAGATTAGGACTAATCCGACCAACCTCAGGAGTTCCAAGAACCCAGTCTCTAATGTGGTCACATGCAGCACTGGCAGCAGATAGTGCACTGGAGAGCTTTCTAGCTTTAATGATTGCAGCACCTCGTTGTTGGACAGTAGTTATGAATTCACCATTCAACCTAGATAATGGAATGCTCAATAAGAACATtattttgaagaaaaagaaagaaaaagaaaatgttgaAAGTGTTAAGTTGGTTCTTGTAGTTTAGTTCACATACCAGGCATCATCAACCACAAGCTCCCGGACAGCCTTTTCCCCAGCTGGGGTTTTAACAGTTGCATGGTTGACATCAGGGTACTGAGTTGATGAGTGGTTACCCCAGATAATAACATTTTTCACATCAGAAACTTGAACATTCAGTCTTTCAGAAATTTGACCCAAGGCCCTGTTGTGATCCAGTCTAGTCAAACAGGAAATATTTTTCTCAGGAATGGATGGAGCAAATTCCTTCAAGATCAAAGCATTGGTGTTTGCCGGGTTAGCAACAACCAGAACCTGCATGATAATCCAGAGAATTAAAAGCTTATAAATGTTCCAAGAAACATATAAAACTGAAACATATCATATCAAAACTAAGTAGAAGATTTCAATTAAAAAGCAAAACTATTTTTCAACACCATGTGATCACAAGGACTTCAACTTTCAAGATACAAATCGAATTACACATTTGATCAAGTGCAATGCTTTAAATAACACAGTCAAGGTAATTTAAGTAAAAACTTTCATCTTGTACATGAATTCAAGTCAGTACTAAAAGAATTCTAACCTCAGATATCTTAATGGGAACATATAATAGAATCAGCAATCCTTATGGTATAGTAGTTGTGGTATAGTAGTTGTACATACGACATCACCACACAGAAATCATGACAAAAATTAGCATTCAATCAATAGGCAGAACACAACATGCATCTCCAACATTTCTTGAATGATTACCTTGCAGTTTGCAGCGGCATGCTTTTCAAGAGCAGAAGCCTGGGACTTGTAAATGGAGACATTTTTGGACATTACATCTTTCCTCTCCATaccttctttccttgggaagcCACCAACCATTACGGCAATATTGACACCAGTGCATGCCTCAACCACATCAGTTGTAGCAACAACACCTGACACGaattatttcaaaatatctCATTAGGTTGTGGATAactcatataaacaaaataaccCAGTGTCAAGTCCAAAGTGGTAAACCATGAAGCTCATGTAACATTTAATTGAAGGAAACTCAAACCTTTGAGAAGAGGGAATGCAGCATCAACCAACTCCATTTTAACACCATTCAGTGCCTCTGCTGCTGGTGGGATATCAAGCATGTGAAGGATCACAGGCTGGTCAGCGCCGAGCATCACTCCCCTAGCAATCATAGGGACAAGAGCATACCCGATTTGCCCTAAAGTTTAAAGTATTTTATCAGTAAGACAATGTCTGTTTTCTTTCCAGCTccacaaaaatataaaagaactGCGCTACTGAAAAGCAAATTGATGGATACCACCATAGCACGTTCAGAGAATTATCTCAACTAAGTTATTACAAGTATTCATGAAACAATCTACAGCtagttttatatattttgtgaCATGGAGAAAAATTTGATATTCCATCGTCAAATTCATGGTATGGCATATATATATCATCTCCTTTAAAACAAGACTTTAGAAAAAATCTTAGATAAATACTACAAAAAAGAAATGAATAGCGCCATCAGAAAAGTTCAACGTGATCCCGGTTTTATTTTGAGTTAATCAAAAGGAGATCAATTAGTAacttcaaaaaaataaaagggaaaTCAATCATCtgtaacaattttttataataacatcGTCAAAAGGTCAATTTTCTACACCGAATGTCACAAAATTAGTTGTTCTTCAGTACCCACAGCTCAGATAGCATAACAAGACAGATCCCAAAActattaaagaaaaaattaactTCCAGCTCCTAATGCATTATGAAACCACAACCCAGTTCAAAACAAAGCTAATCCCGATTCCCGAACAAGTTTACACCATGAAAATAAAATCTGAAGCTTTTAAATCGAAAAAAAAGCATCGATTCATAGGATCAGATCTGATCTAAATCAGAATAGAAGATCCATTAAACATAACAAAGGCATCAATTTACACAAGCCTAGAATTCATAACCtgcaaaaaattacaaaaaagcACAGGTGGAAGCAAACGAAACAGAAGATCAAAGTGTggatatatgatgatgatgagaaagaCAGGTAGGGAAGGAAAGAAGGTACCTGCAGCACCGGTGACGAGAACGCGAACTGGATCTTTGGCCATTGGAACCGTCGATcgaagaaaatggaagaagaaatgaggaatagTAGCGTAGGTTAGTCAAAGGGAGAGTGTGTGTGAACTAAAGAGGACCTTCCTTTCTATTTATTCTTGCGGAGATCGCCGTTGGTCGTTGCCACTTGCCACGTTTAGATGTCCTGAAACGACGTCGCATTCGGTTCATAATTCTTGACTTTTTACCATATCCCAAAtcaattattttcattcataattcatGAGATCAATAAATATTCAAATTGCTCCTAAAAAACTTTAgattgaatattttatttttttagtaaattttttatttttataaaattttcagAATTTTTCTTATCTAATAAATTGGTTTTTTTATTGTTGTAAAGAGAATTATCttaaattgatatattttttaagatataattattttataataaaattttgttaagaATTGATTTATAagattaaaaactaattttagtgTTTATTATTTGTAATATTTTGAAGTTACataaaagtgaaaaacaaatgcGACTATCATTTTGTATTTCGGTTGTGTGactggaaaagaaaataaacaaaaattaagaacgagaaaaaaaaaaataagaaactgCTTAAGAAAGGCAGTCTCGTTGAATACTACTCTCAAATTCTTTCTAAGGCAACGGAAGTTCCACTTGGGGAGAAAGGGTCTTCATTGTGGTCTTTGCCATGATGTCTGCTACTGTATTTACATCTCTCAAGATCAACCGAAGATCAGCACGCCATTTCCAAGACATGATATCTCGAATTTTTAACACCAAAGGATCAATAAACCCAGAACAATCTTGTAAATTATTGACAATAGTAAAAGCCTCCACACAATCTGTCTCACATATAATGTCTCTTTGTCCCGAGTCCCATGCTAAAAGAAAGcctctccaaatagcaaacaaCTCTCCTTGCAAAATGCTACGACTCTCAATTGTTCCCAGACAGCCTCGTTGCCACCTTCCCTTCCAATCTCTGCtaacacaagcaaaaccaaTTCGAGCACCACTGCCAGGATAgctagcatcacaattaatcttaaagGTACCCACTGAGGGGGAATCCAAGAGCCACTAATGGTTGAGGGGATAGACAGTCGTTGCAACTCAAAAATATTTCGGAGCTTCTTTTCCAAGGACAAAGCCATACCaatcaccttgtctgtggtccAATGGTTGTGAGGATGAAAGATCTCGTTATTCCTCGAACGCCAAATCCACCAGAGACCAGAAAAGAATCTAAAGGGGCGCTGTTTGCTATTATATAAGAACCAACTCATCAAATCCACTAGTTGATCGGAGATCCCTAAAGCTTGCCAAACAAGTTGGGCTTTTGGACAATCCCGAATACAATGTAATACCGATTCCTGACCTGAGAAACATCGTGGACAGCTATCCGTGTGCGAAATCCCCTCCTAAAACGAAATGTAGCAGTAGGAAGAGCCTCCCGAAGACATAGCCAGGCCAAAAATTTGTGCTTTTCCGGAACATGTTGACGCCAAAGCCAAAGCCAATTACCCCTATCCTCCCAACTAAACATCTTCTTACTGAGCCACAAATAACCACTATGAGCATCATAAACCTTTGAAACCGCACCAGTCCAACACCAACCGACCTCTGAACCAGCTTGAACATCTGGGTTGTAAGAGTTAATGTTGCTCTGCAGAGACTGATTCAGAGGAGAATATATATTCTCAAGGTTTCACTGTCCAGATGACCAAAGGTCCAAGATCTTGAGATCCGAATCAGAAATGTGAACATAATTCATTTCCTGACACAGTCGCCCCTCTCTTCTCCatttagaaaaccaaaagtTCTGTTCCAAATCCCCAATGCACCAAATAAAACCTTCCTTCAGGATATCCCAAGCTCGACATATACTCTTCCAAACATAAGATCCCCTTTCTCGAGACCGACTAAGACAATCATCCTTAGAAGAATGGTATTTCTCCGTCAATAATTGAACCCATAGCTTATCGGGATGGTGAAAAAGTTGCCAAACTAGTTTTCCAAGAAGAGCAATATTGGCACAAAAAGGATCTTTAATTCTCAGACCTCCAAACTTCTTAGGAGTGACCAACACTTTCCAGTTAACTAGATTCAGGCCTCTACTATCAGCTTGACCCTTCCATAGAAAGTTTTGCATCATGGATTCTATCTTATTAGTTACCCCTTTAGGGAAGAGAGATACTTGTATACGATAAGTATGAATCGCAGTCACTACCGAGTTGAGCAAATAGAGTCTACCTGCCTTATTAAGCAATCTCCCTTTCCAGCTGGCTAGCCTTCCCCGAATCTTGTCCAGAACATCATTAAAAGTTGCGCGTGTCACCCGAGAGTGATTAAGGTTCACCCCTAAATACTTGCCCAAGTTCTGGACAAATCTGATGGAGGAGACTCCAGTGAaaatctcttttcttgttgcTGAAACATTCCTAGAGCATAGCGCTTTAGATTTCTCCACATTAACCTTCATCCCAGAGGCTCTGCAGAAATTTTCCAGAGCTACCATTACAGTTTGAACTTGCTATTTTTTAGCTTTACAGAAAAGAAGCAAATCATCAGTAAGCATCAAATAAGAAATTCTTGGACCCCCTCTAGAAACCGCAACCGGCTTCCACAAGCCCTTATCAACTTGCTGATTAATAGAACAAGACAATCTCTCCATACACAACACAAACAGATACGGTGATATAGGATCTCCTTGCCTAAGACCTCTGCTCGGAGTGAAGCTATTTAATCTATCCCCATTCCAGAGGATAGACAGTGAGGAAGCAGTGACACAACGCATAATTAGATTGACTGTCGGAGGAGGAAAGCCAAAACTCACCAGGGTTTGTTTCAGGAATCCCCAATCCACTCTATCGTACGCTTTCTTCAGATCAATCTTAAAGGCCAAGGTGCCTTTCTTTGACTTTGTCTTCTTCATGAAATGGAGAACCTCTTGTGCTACAATGATGTTGTCTGGGGTTCCTCTCCCCGGGATAAACCCTCCTTGAAGGGGCCCAATAATCTCTTTGAGATGGGGACGAAGTCTATTGACCAGGACCTTCGTTATAACTTTGTAAACCACATTACAGAGACTAATTGGTCGGAAATCCTTCATGGAAACCGGGTTTTCTACCTTCGGAATAAGAACCACAAGAGTTTCCATCATCCTTGGATCCATATCCAAACCAGAGAACGCATGACGAACCATAGTCCAAACatcaaaaccaacaatctccCAGTATTCTTTAAAGAATAAAGCTTGAAACCCATCAGGGCCCGGCGCCTTAAAAGAATGCATACTGAAAACGGCCGACTTAACTTCTTCCAGAGTAACTGGCGCTGTGAGGCTACAACAGGCTTCATCATTCAGGGAAGGTAGCGGCACATCACCAAGACAACCTAAGTCTACATCCTCCGACTGGCAGAATAGGTGTTTATAAAAGGATTCAACTTCCTTTCTAAGGACATCCGGGTCCGTTTCCCATACCCCATCTTGAAGAAAGAGACCATGAATCTTATTATGTTTTCTCCGCACAAGAGTCTGGACATGAAAGAATTTGGTATTTCTATCCCCAAATTTTACCCACTGCTCTCTGGATTTTTGAAACCATAGAAGTTCCTCCTACACAAGCGTGTTATTAAATTCCTCAATcagttgtttttctttttgccGCATAGACAAATCCTCCATTACTTCAAGTCGCTTCTGAAGGAAATTAATCTGTCTCTCCAATTTACATTTCCTAACGAAAATGTTGCCGAACACTTTAGAATTAAACGCCAAAGAGTTATTCTGCACTTCTGAAAGCTTGCCATGCATCTCTCTGCAGCCAGCCTGCCATGACTGGTTCATAATATTTCTGTACTCCGGATGAGTTGCCCAAGCCGCAATAAACCGAAAAGGTCTATTCTTTTTTGGTTGGGGATGACCTGCACAGCGCACTAGGATAGGACAATGATCAGACTGAAgcctatttaaaatttttgcatAAGCCTCTGGAAAGAGAGATAGCCAGCCACTATTGATACAGACCCAGTCAAGTTTTTTCGCCACCTCAACACCATTTTTAACCCTTCTGTACCAAGAAAACCGTCTTCCAATAGTCTTCAAGTCAAACAGATTACTATCCCCTAGAGATGTAGCAAGCCGATCTGTATGACGACTCGAGAAGAGGCAACCCTTAGATTCATGAGAGAATAGTACTTCATTAAAATTACCAAGAACAATCCATGGCCCGCGGAAAGATGAAAACTGAGTAACAAGATAATCCCATAGCAGAACTCTGGTATTAAATTGAGGACTACCATAGATACCACTGCACCTCCAAATCACATTATTTACCTGAACCTCAACTGTAACACACTGATCGAAAGCATCAACCCATTTGCAGTGAACACCCTGCATTGCAGAAAGGAACCAGATACCCCCCTTATGTCCTGACGCCTCCACTATACTAATAGGGTGATAACCAAGTCTTTCCCAGAACAGTTTCAAGTGTTGAAAAGGACAATGAGTTTCAACCACAATAAAAATTACAGGTTTAAATTTTCTAACCAGCTCTTTACAATTCACCCGGGCTAACTTATTAGAAGCACCCCTAATATTCCAAACTATTATATTTAAGCTATccataatataaaatataaaattataaaactaGAAAATCAAAGTGCTTCACCAACCTCAAACCGAGGCTTGCCCAGCAGAAGTGACTCCCGTGACCTTCAGGTTTTCCGGATCTCCATGGAATGTCTCCTTATTCTCGCATACCGACGCAATAACAGCCGGCAACGCGCTTTCCTTCACCAATGGAACCGCCACAGTAACATCCTCCTTCACGGTTGCAGGAAGACATGACGATGCTTCCACCACCGTGCCTCCATTCTTCTTAACTGGCAAGCTCTGTAGGGACCCCGGCCTTGGTCGTTTCCGGAGAGAGGACCCGCAAGGCACTGGGGTGTGTCGGGTTGAGGAGATCGATGTCTCACCAACACGGAAAGCGTTGTGTCAAACCTTGACTCGTGACCCAACCCTGGCGCGATAAGAACTGGATCCACTCGTGTGAGAGAAGTGGATGGTGGGCCTGATTATTCTATCCGAATCGATTCTGGATTGAGTGCCTCTTTGGACCTTGTTAGATTGCTTCTGGCCCAGCTTGGTTTTACCTTTCCTCACAACTTGCTCCCAGCCTGGTTCATCATGCATGCAAGCCTCCTCAACATTATTTCCTTCCAAATTATTAGCCTCTAAATCTTTTTGTAAACTCGGTGCTGGATTCTCACCAGTAACGCCACCTACCACATCAGGTTCTACTTCATTTGAATTGTGAATTTTGGTCTCAGGATGTGGCACTGCCGTTGTACCGTCTCGTGGCTTGGTGGCATCGGAATCAGCACTCTTTCCTTCCCTAGAGTCTCTACCCAAGCACTGTGCCATATCGTGACCATAACGTGCACAAGAgttacaaattaaatttaaactttCATACTCCACTACATGAGTTACGCCTTCCACAATGATATGCTTGATCACTGGCAGTCTTAAATTTATTTGAACACATACTCGGGCATATCGTCCTCTCTCAGCCAACTTAGTGGCTAAGTCCACTTTGATGGGAACTCCTATTGCAGAAGCAATACGCATCATGGCTTGTTCCTGATAGCACCAGATTGGGAGCCCCGAAATCTGAACCTATACAAGTGTAGACCCGAAGGATTCCTCACATGGCCAAAAATCTATATCCCACGGTTTTACAGCAACATAGTGTCCCTCAATCAACTACGGGCCACCAAGCATGACCTTCTCACGATCTTCACCTGCATTAAATTTTATCATGAAGTACCCAAACCCCACGTCAAGCAGATCAAAGCCACCTTTGATGCGCCAAACCATCCGAAACTTGTGTGAAAGAGCTGTATAACTATAATTTTTATCAAGAACCTTTATCACCAAAGCTTCTCGATAAGGCTCTGCCAAACAAAGCTTGGCTTCTTCAGTGAAGTTTACACATGGAGGTTGGGGATCACCCTGCTTGCCCACCACTGTCGCTATACTATCCCCAGATAGAGATCCTGCAAGTGCAAAGGCTTTCGATTTCTCTGGACCAATGACTTTATCTCTAAAGGAGATCTTTGTAGACTTTGAAAAACCCTCCCGTGAAAAACCCTCCTTGGCACCGGATGCACCCCCACCCACACTCCCCCGTTATCTCTTCCGACGGCATGGCCGCCATCCTCACTGTGTTTCGCCTCAAACACTCATTCCCGCTCTCTCCTTCTCTCATTCTCTCTGAGTACAGAGTACGTACTCTTTCTCTGCTAGGGTTTTTTTCACAAAAGCTTA from Arachis stenosperma cultivar V10309 chromosome 9, arast.V10309.gnm1.PFL2, whole genome shotgun sequence encodes the following:
- the LOC130948736 gene encoding malate dehydrogenase, encoding MAKDPVRVLVTGAAGQIGYALVPMIARGVMLGADQPVILHMLDIPPAAEALNGVKMELVDAAFPLLKGVVATTDVVEACTGVNIAVMVGGFPRKEGMERKDVMSKNVSIYKSQASALEKHAAANCKVLVVANPANTNALILKEFAPSIPEKNISCLTRLDHNRALGQISERLNVQVSDVKNVIIWGNHSSTQYPDVNHATVKTPAGEKAVRELVVDDAWLNGEFITTVQQRGAAIIKARKLSSALSAASAACDHIRDWVLGTPEGTWVSMGVYSDGSYNVPAGLIYSFPVYCQNGEWKIVQGLNIDEFSRKKLDLTAEELSEEKALAYSCLS